A stretch of Roseibium porphyridii DNA encodes these proteins:
- a CDS encoding TIGR02117 family protein — protein MIKLVRRAIVGLCLVAILLVLLMGLGTLVPRPLFDSTQAEASGSDKKRTILVLSNPIHTDIALPADPDVLETFSFVSDAGLPLDYQGVFWVVFGWGGRSFYVETPTWGHLRPGPVIDALTWDRSVMHVRRTGPIAVELESVRELHLSEIEFERLLDHIRLSFELDKDGGPIPIPNAAYDAHDFFFSAKGGFNALLGCNTWTARALRSAGLQTGTWTPLPMTLNWSLDLHNHP, from the coding sequence ATGATCAAGCTGGTCAGGCGTGCGATCGTAGGTCTTTGTCTGGTCGCTATCCTGCTGGTTTTATTGATGGGTCTCGGAACGCTTGTTCCGAGACCCCTTTTTGACTCTACCCAAGCCGAAGCCAGCGGATCGGACAAAAAACGGACAATTCTGGTACTCTCCAATCCGATCCATACTGACATCGCCCTGCCTGCTGACCCGGATGTTCTTGAAACCTTTTCATTTGTTTCTGACGCAGGCCTGCCTCTCGACTATCAAGGTGTGTTCTGGGTGGTCTTCGGATGGGGAGGGCGATCTTTCTATGTTGAGACACCAACCTGGGGACATCTCAGACCTGGTCCTGTCATTGATGCGCTGACCTGGGACAGGTCAGTCATGCATGTGAGGAGAACAGGGCCCATAGCCGTCGAGCTGGAAAGCGTCCGCGAGTTGCATCTCTCAGAAATCGAATTTGAACGGCTACTGGACCACATAAGGTTGAGTTTCGAGTTGGACAAAGATGGTGGTCCAATCCCCATACCGAATGCTGCCTATGACGCGCACGATTTCTTCTTCTCCGCCAAGGGCGGGTTTAACGCTTTGCTCGGCTGTAATACCTGGACCGCCAGAGCCCTTCGGTCAGCGGGGCTGCAAACGGGAACCTGGACACCTCTGCCAATGACGCTGAATTGGTCACTCGATTTGCACAATCATCCTTAG
- a CDS encoding amino acid ABC transporter permease, with the protein MSDTKMFQIRTEEAPLLPAPVSTTGVIGWMRQNLFSSISNTILTVVGILIAYSIVAPFVQFALVDAVWNGENREACLPQDGAHGGACWAYVKAYLPQFIYGRYPTDEIWRVNIVYALFVLLLVPLAWPSAPFKRTNAILFLVVFPIVAYFLLTGLVIGGSVILPIVETARWGGLLVTLVIAVTGIVASLPLGIALALGRRSKMPIIKMVSIIFIEFWRGVPLITVLFMSSVMLPLFLPEGVTFDKLLRVLIGVTLFSAAYMAEVVRGGLQAIPKGQYEGAMALGLRFWPMMYLIILPQALKLVIPGIVNTFIGLFKDTTLVLIVGMFDLLGQIQSSFTDPTWSTPSQGHTGYLFAAIVFFIFCFGMSRYSIFMENKLHTGHKR; encoded by the coding sequence ATGTCAGACACAAAAATGTTCCAGATAAGAACCGAGGAGGCGCCGCTTTTGCCGGCGCCGGTCTCGACCACCGGTGTTATTGGCTGGATGCGGCAGAACCTGTTCTCATCCATAAGCAACACCATATTGACGGTCGTTGGTATTCTGATCGCTTATTCGATCGTGGCACCCTTCGTTCAGTTTGCGCTAGTCGATGCAGTCTGGAATGGCGAGAACCGCGAGGCATGCCTTCCTCAGGACGGTGCGCACGGCGGTGCCTGTTGGGCCTACGTGAAAGCCTATCTTCCGCAGTTCATCTACGGACGGTATCCCACTGATGAAATCTGGCGGGTGAACATCGTCTATGCGTTGTTCGTTCTGCTTCTGGTGCCACTTGCCTGGCCAAGTGCACCATTCAAACGTACCAATGCCATCCTGTTTCTGGTGGTCTTCCCGATCGTGGCATACTTCCTGTTGACCGGTCTGGTCATTGGCGGTTCCGTGATCCTGCCGATCGTTGAAACAGCCCGCTGGGGTGGGTTGCTTGTTACGCTCGTCATTGCAGTAACAGGTATCGTTGCCTCGCTGCCCCTCGGGATTGCGCTTGCGCTTGGCCGTCGGTCAAAAATGCCGATCATCAAGATGGTCTCCATCATCTTCATTGAGTTCTGGCGCGGTGTGCCGCTTATCACGGTTCTGTTCATGTCTTCCGTGATGCTGCCGCTGTTCCTGCCGGAAGGCGTGACCTTCGACAAATTGCTGCGTGTGCTCATTGGTGTGACACTGTTCTCCGCAGCTTATATGGCGGAAGTGGTCCGTGGTGGCCTGCAGGCTATTCCCAAGGGTCAGTATGAAGGTGCGATGGCACTGGGACTGAGGTTCTGGCCGATGATGTATCTCATCATTTTGCCACAGGCCTTGAAACTGGTGATCCCGGGCATTGTGAACACCTTCATCGGTCTGTTCAAAGACACGACGCTGGTCTTGATCGTCGGCATGTTCGACCTGCTTGGTCAGATCCAGTCATCCTTCACGGATCCGACCTGGTCGACACCAAGCCAGGGTCATACCGGCTATCTCTTTGCAGCCATTGTGTTCTTCATCTTCTGCTTCGGCATGTCGCGGTACTCCATATTCATGGAGAACAAACTGCACACAGGACACAAACGCTAG
- a CDS encoding amino acid ABC transporter substrate-binding protein, whose product MSNKILPLVLGAAMGVAATTAAGATTLEDVKAKGFIQCGVSQGLPGFSNPDSQGNWTGLDVDLCRAMAAAVFGDASAVKFTPLSAKERFTALQSGEVDVLSRNTTWTMSRDTQLGLNFAGVNYYDGQGFMVRKDLGVTSALELSGASVCTNTGTTTELNVADYFRANNMPYEIVAFEKADEVVAAYDAGRCDVYTTDASGLYAQRLKLTNPGDHMVLPEIISKEPLGPVVRQGDDEWFNIAKWTLNAMLNAEELGVTSANVDEMKASDNPSVKRLLGAEGAFGEAIGLSNDWAYNIIKNVGNYEESFNANVGPDTPLGISRGVNALWNAGGFMYAPPVR is encoded by the coding sequence ATGTCCAATAAAATCCTTCCGCTCGTACTCGGCGCTGCTATGGGAGTCGCCGCAACGACGGCTGCGGGTGCAACGACGCTGGAAGACGTCAAGGCAAAAGGCTTCATTCAGTGTGGCGTGAGCCAGGGCCTGCCGGGTTTCTCTAATCCGGATTCACAGGGGAACTGGACCGGGCTTGACGTTGACCTTTGCCGCGCAATGGCTGCTGCGGTATTCGGTGACGCGTCCGCTGTTAAATTCACTCCGCTGTCCGCTAAAGAGCGTTTCACCGCTCTGCAGTCCGGCGAAGTTGACGTTCTGTCCCGTAACACCACCTGGACCATGTCCCGCGATACTCAGCTCGGTCTGAACTTCGCAGGCGTGAACTACTATGACGGTCAGGGCTTCATGGTTCGCAAGGACCTCGGCGTTACGTCCGCTCTGGAACTCTCCGGCGCTTCCGTGTGTACAAACACGGGCACGACGACTGAGTTGAACGTTGCTGACTACTTCCGTGCGAACAACATGCCGTACGAAATCGTCGCTTTCGAAAAAGCAGACGAAGTTGTTGCTGCATATGACGCCGGCCGTTGCGACGTTTACACCACGGACGCTTCCGGGCTGTATGCTCAGCGCCTGAAGCTGACCAATCCGGGCGACCACATGGTTCTGCCGGAGATCATCTCCAAAGAGCCTCTGGGTCCGGTTGTTCGCCAGGGCGACGATGAGTGGTTCAACATCGCAAAGTGGACCCTCAACGCAATGCTGAACGCTGAAGAGCTCGGTGTTACGTCTGCAAATGTTGATGAAATGAAGGCTTCCGACAACCCGTCCGTCAAGCGTCTGCTTGGCGCAGAAGGTGCGTTCGGTGAAGCTATCGGCCTGTCCAATGACTGGGCTTACAACATCATCAAGAACGTCGGTAACTACGAAGAGTCCTTCAACGCAAACGTTGGTCCGGACACTCCGCTCGGCATCTCCCGCGGTGTTAACGCACTGTGGAACGCTGGCGGCTTCATGTACGCTCCGCCGGTCCGCTAA
- a CDS encoding globin-coupled sensor protein — MKAVADDFAVRLEFAQIDQSTIVSLQKIWPVIKPDLDSILDDFYLHLRGQPKLAELVGDMQPRLVSAQKSHWEKLFMSGFDQDYQDSINRIGHVHCRIGLEPRWYIAGYRFVLTRLHEGIIKKYRRSFRDISQLLDAVTTAVMLDMELAISTYEERLLQIREAQTARLNEAIESFQGKVETPLEDADEGARIVAGQAEELTSVSASALNQVSAAEAAAKNTSLSVQTVASATEELSSSIQEIAKQITGASEIASQAAGGTEQSSLKVSSLAGAAQKIGDVVGLIQAIAEQTNLLALNATIEAARAGDAGRGFAVVASEVKTLAEQTANATEEISQQVSEIQSSTESSVASIHSISEVVRQLDEMTASIAAAVEEQGAATREISESIQSVSSGAKELDENISGVGMAIGTSDKAAARFLQAAEKVNTSASSISLEIRSFFEELKADTGT; from the coding sequence ATGAAAGCTGTGGCAGACGATTTTGCGGTTCGGCTGGAATTTGCGCAGATCGACCAAAGTACGATCGTATCTCTTCAAAAAATTTGGCCGGTGATAAAGCCGGATTTGGATTCGATCCTTGATGATTTTTATCTTCATCTAAGAGGTCAGCCAAAGTTGGCCGAACTGGTTGGAGATATGCAGCCGCGTCTGGTGTCAGCGCAAAAAAGCCACTGGGAAAAACTGTTTATGTCGGGTTTTGACCAGGACTACCAGGACAGCATCAACAGAATTGGCCATGTGCATTGTCGAATTGGATTGGAACCCAGATGGTACATTGCAGGCTATAGGTTTGTTCTGACGCGCCTTCACGAAGGAATTATCAAGAAGTATCGCCGCAGTTTTAGAGACATAAGCCAATTGCTGGATGCCGTAACCACTGCCGTAATGCTTGATATGGAATTGGCAATTTCGACCTATGAGGAACGGTTGCTGCAAATTCGTGAAGCTCAGACGGCCCGGTTGAACGAAGCGATTGAAAGCTTTCAAGGAAAGGTGGAAACGCCGTTGGAGGATGCTGATGAGGGTGCCCGTATTGTCGCCGGTCAAGCGGAAGAATTGACATCTGTGTCCGCGTCCGCGCTTAACCAGGTCTCGGCAGCGGAAGCAGCGGCAAAGAACACCAGCTTGAGTGTCCAGACGGTTGCAAGCGCGACAGAGGAACTGTCCAGCTCGATACAGGAAATAGCAAAGCAAATTACAGGTGCCTCTGAGATCGCCAGTCAAGCAGCAGGAGGAACCGAGCAGTCCAGCCTCAAGGTTTCAAGTCTTGCAGGTGCAGCACAGAAGATCGGCGACGTTGTGGGTCTCATCCAGGCCATTGCCGAACAGACAAATCTTCTTGCACTCAATGCGACGATCGAAGCCGCTCGAGCAGGTGATGCAGGACGCGGTTTTGCTGTTGTGGCGAGTGAGGTGAAAACGCTGGCTGAGCAAACCGCCAATGCAACGGAGGAGATCAGCCAGCAAGTTTCGGAAATTCAGTCATCGACAGAAAGTTCCGTTGCTTCAATTCATTCGATTTCGGAAGTTGTCAGGCAGCTGGACGAAATGACGGCCTCAATCGCGGCTGCGGTCGAGGAGCAAGGTGCGGCGACCAGGGAAATATCCGAAAGCATACAGTCGGTGTCTTCGGGCGCGAAGGAGCTTGACGAAAATATTTCGGGCGTCGGCATGGCCATTGGAACGTCGGACAAGGCGGCTGCCAGATTTTTGCAGGCGGCTGAAAA
- a CDS encoding HD domain-containing protein — protein sequence MNMNCETAISNEPMGTVAWGKRLGTYSKGRLTRLEKIQVLGNLGRMALLETADVLKERAGMLNAFGMDLDGLQPPDTALTRDAFDFADDVQGLELMRHSWRTYYWAVLFGKRAGLNTDLELLFSAAILHDVGLARDRVSEPGDCCFVLYGAERCKQHLVGKGHDRAKIRKIADAIGLHLNGYVSKRLHGAEAHLLSRGAMCDVFGLGRRRLSSQTRKQIFAEQPKGNLIDDLEIWPGHHLSGTRADFLIRLNHKDKSTSRPSRKMQPKEV from the coding sequence ATGAATATGAACTGCGAAACCGCAATATCAAACGAACCTATGGGCACTGTTGCGTGGGGAAAGCGTTTGGGTACCTACAGCAAGGGACGTCTCACGCGTCTGGAAAAAATTCAGGTTTTGGGCAATCTTGGTCGAATGGCCTTGCTTGAAACTGCTGACGTTCTCAAGGAGCGAGCGGGGATGTTGAATGCCTTTGGCATGGATCTCGATGGCCTTCAGCCGCCAGACACTGCACTCACCCGAGATGCGTTTGACTTTGCAGATGATGTCCAGGGGCTGGAATTGATGCGACACAGCTGGCGCACTTACTATTGGGCCGTTTTGTTCGGCAAACGCGCAGGGTTGAATACGGATCTTGAGTTGTTGTTCTCGGCAGCCATTCTTCACGATGTCGGGCTCGCAAGGGACAGGGTGTCAGAACCGGGAGACTGCTGTTTTGTGCTCTACGGGGCGGAACGCTGCAAACAGCATTTGGTGGGTAAAGGTCATGATCGGGCAAAAATCAGGAAAATAGCGGACGCTATTGGCTTGCATTTAAATGGCTATGTCAGCAAACGGCTGCACGGCGCCGAGGCGCATTTGCTTTCCCGAGGTGCCATGTGTGATGTCTTCGGACTTGGGCGCCGCAGACTGTCAAGTCAGACGCGAAAGCAGATTTTTGCTGAGCAGCCAAAAGGAAACTTGATCGATGATTTGGAAATTTGGCCAGGTCACCATCTTTCTGGGACGCGCGCGGACTTTCTCATTCGGCTCAACCATAAAGACAAGAGTACGTCCCGACCCAGTAGAAAAATGCAACCAAAGGAAGTTTAG
- the metC gene encoding cystathionine beta-lyase, translated as MSSQKSTSALKADTKLAHAGRDPLAFHGFVNPPVVHASTVLYPDTKTLVTGQQTYSYARRGNPTTDSLESALAEIEGAAGVKIANSGLNAIALAVLSCVKAGDHILIADTAYGPTRHFADTVLPGLGITVEYYAPSLGEEIRSLFRPETTAVFTEAPGSLTFEMQDVPAIAAAARTIDATVLMDNTWASPLFCQPLSLGVDLSIQAGTKYIVGHSDVMLGTVAANERAWGKLHTLYGAMGCHAAPDDVFLGLRGLRTLSVRLERHQRNTMEILNWLSGRPEIGALKYPALANDPGHEIWRRDFSGSSGLCAFDFVSGTSEEQAFKFLDTLTLFGLGFSWGGFESLAIPVRLKGQRTVAPFDPDLQSVRLHIGLEDPEDLIKDMEQALTEAFD; from the coding sequence ATGTCATCGCAAAAATCCACTTCGGCTCTCAAAGCCGACACCAAACTTGCCCATGCAGGTCGAGACCCACTGGCATTTCACGGGTTCGTCAATCCCCCGGTGGTTCATGCTTCGACGGTTTTGTATCCTGACACCAAAACTCTTGTGACGGGACAGCAGACCTACTCGTATGCTCGAAGAGGAAATCCGACGACAGATTCGCTTGAAAGCGCACTTGCGGAGATCGAAGGGGCGGCAGGCGTCAAAATTGCAAACTCTGGGCTGAACGCCATCGCGCTTGCCGTTCTTTCCTGTGTGAAGGCTGGCGATCATATCCTCATTGCCGATACGGCTTATGGACCGACACGCCATTTTGCCGACACGGTACTGCCAGGTCTCGGCATCACAGTCGAATATTACGCCCCTTCGTTGGGTGAAGAAATCAGGTCTCTATTTCGACCGGAAACAACAGCGGTCTTCACAGAAGCTCCCGGTTCACTAACCTTTGAAATGCAGGACGTTCCAGCCATTGCTGCCGCGGCACGCACGATCGATGCAACTGTCCTGATGGACAATACTTGGGCGAGCCCGCTGTTTTGCCAACCTTTGTCGCTTGGTGTGGATCTGTCGATCCAGGCCGGCACCAAATATATCGTCGGTCATTCCGATGTCATGCTGGGCACTGTGGCTGCAAACGAGCGTGCATGGGGCAAGCTCCACACTCTTTATGGTGCCATGGGCTGTCATGCCGCGCCAGACGACGTCTTCCTGGGTCTTCGCGGACTTCGCACGCTTTCGGTGCGGCTAGAGCGCCACCAACGCAACACGATGGAAATCTTGAATTGGTTGAGCGGACGGCCTGAAATTGGAGCTCTCAAATACCCTGCCCTTGCAAACGACCCGGGCCATGAAATCTGGCGTCGGGATTTCAGCGGCAGCTCGGGGCTTTGCGCATTTGACTTCGTGTCAGGCACCAGTGAAGAGCAAGCGTTCAAATTTTTGGACACACTTACACTTTTTGGTCTTGGGTTTTCTTGGGGTGGGTTTGAAAGCCTGGCCATTCCGGTTCGATTGAAGGGTCAAAGAACTGTTGCGCCATTCGATCCAGACCTTCAGTCGGTTCGTCTGCATATCGGCTTGGAAGATCCGGAAGATCTCATCAAAGATATGGAACAGGCTTTGACCGAGGCATTCGACTAA
- a CDS encoding TetR/AcrR family transcriptional regulator — protein sequence MEPPVKRGRPRKFDEELTLDLIMKVFWRHGYAATSLDQIAEATGLNRPSLYAAFGSKKDMFLKSIERFADRMEIHLRKAGSRATGAKARMKDIMAAAVDLYTGKSDLTAAAHGCLAVSTLPSEAPQDPDFQLALGSVLLRMDTGFARLILHETKGSMCDAQAEEIAQHLALVLHGLSIRARSGEDPEKLKKLSSSAVDRLIPD from the coding sequence ATGGAACCACCTGTCAAACGCGGTCGACCGCGAAAATTTGATGAAGAACTGACCCTTGATCTGATCATGAAGGTCTTCTGGCGGCATGGATATGCCGCCACCAGTCTTGACCAGATCGCAGAGGCAACGGGTCTGAACAGACCCAGTCTTTACGCTGCATTCGGCAGCAAGAAGGACATGTTTCTCAAATCAATTGAGCGCTTTGCGGACCGCATGGAAATTCATTTGCGCAAGGCAGGCTCTCGGGCGACAGGCGCCAAGGCCCGCATGAAAGACATCATGGCGGCTGCAGTGGACCTCTACACAGGAAAGAGTGACCTTACCGCCGCAGCTCATGGATGCCTTGCTGTTTCCACGCTTCCTTCGGAAGCGCCACAGGACCCGGATTTCCAGTTGGCGCTTGGAAGTGTGCTTCTACGCATGGACACCGGATTTGCTCGCCTCATATTGCACGAGACCAAAGGATCTATGTGTGATGCCCAGGCGGAGGAAATTGCACAACACCTTGCACTGGTGCTCCACGGCCTCTCGATTCGTGCGCGCTCCGGCGAAGACCCTGAAAAACTGAAGAAATTGTCTTCCAGTGCCGTCGACAGGCTGATACCGGATTAG
- a CDS encoding amino acid ABC transporter permease gives MEQDSAGAPARASLLNDPKARGLFYQLVLIVALVTLGYVIVTNTIANLERQNIASGWGFLENTAGFGIIQSLFPYSETSSYGTALLVGLFNTILVAVVGIFFATIFGFVIGIARLSNNWVISRLAYCYVELVRNVPLLLQIFFWYFAVLRAVPGKREKWSLFDTIHLNIGGLRLPKPIWEPGSHMIGIALIVAIIASIVISRWAHKRQDATGQQFPMFWTAVGLIVGLPVLAYLVMGMPMYWEHPNFVETGPILRRGFELNVGINVIPEFLALTAALAIYTAAFIAEIVRAGIQAVSHGQTEAAHALGLRNGPTLRLVVIPQAMRVIIPPLTSQYLNLTKNSSLAVAIAFPDLVSVGGTVLNQTGQAIEIIGIWMGVYLSLSLLTSAFMNWYNQRMALVER, from the coding sequence ATGGAGCAGGACTCGGCGGGGGCGCCGGCGCGTGCTTCGCTGTTGAACGATCCCAAAGCCCGTGGCCTTTTTTACCAATTGGTATTGATCGTCGCGTTGGTGACTTTGGGATACGTCATCGTTACGAACACGATAGCCAACCTGGAACGGCAAAACATTGCCTCTGGTTGGGGTTTTCTGGAAAACACTGCCGGTTTCGGCATCATTCAGTCTTTGTTTCCCTATTCGGAAACATCAAGTTACGGCACGGCCCTTCTGGTCGGTCTCTTCAACACAATACTTGTTGCCGTTGTCGGCATCTTCTTTGCCACGATCTTCGGTTTCGTCATCGGGATCGCGCGGCTCTCCAACAACTGGGTCATCAGCCGGCTGGCATATTGCTACGTTGAGCTTGTCCGAAATGTCCCGCTGCTGCTGCAGATCTTTTTCTGGTATTTCGCGGTTTTGCGCGCTGTTCCGGGAAAGCGTGAAAAGTGGTCGCTGTTTGATACCATCCACTTGAATATTGGTGGTTTGAGATTGCCAAAGCCGATCTGGGAGCCTGGTTCCCATATGATCGGCATTGCGCTGATCGTGGCCATCATTGCCTCAATCGTCATCTCCAGGTGGGCTCACAAGCGCCAGGATGCCACTGGGCAGCAATTCCCGATGTTCTGGACTGCTGTCGGCCTTATCGTCGGTCTGCCGGTGCTGGCTTACCTCGTTATGGGCATGCCGATGTATTGGGAGCATCCCAACTTCGTTGAAACCGGACCAATCCTGCGTCGTGGTTTTGAGTTGAATGTCGGTATCAACGTCATACCGGAGTTTTTGGCTCTTACCGCTGCTCTTGCGATCTACACCGCCGCCTTCATCGCCGAAATTGTGCGTGCAGGTATTCAGGCTGTTTCGCATGGTCAGACGGAAGCCGCCCATGCGCTGGGGCTGCGTAACGGTCCAACATTGCGCCTGGTCGTCATCCCGCAGGCAATGCGCGTGATCATTCCACCGCTGACGAGTCAGTATCTGAACTTGACCAAGAACTCTTCTCTGGCTGTAGCCATTGCCTTCCCGGACCTTGTGTCCGTCGGTGGCACGGTTCTCAATCAGACGGGGCAGGCAATCGAAATCATTGGCATCTGGATGGGAGTTTACCTTTCGCTCAGCTTGCTCACATCCGCCTTCATGAACTGGTATAACCAGCGCATGGCGCTCGTGGAACGGTAA
- a CDS encoding glycosyltransferase family 2 protein — MTQSYLEAVAANKGALAVTVVVPAKDEAENLPILLNEIETALSGHSFEVIVIDDGSSDGTDIVLQDYAATHDWLRPVRHETSCGQSCAVRTGLLHARGDVVATIDGDGENNPAYIPDLLDALNAAGPSVALAAGQRLGRKASLAKRYASKFANKLRGGILKDNTRDSGCGLKALRREVFLQLPYFDSWHRFLPALVIREGYEVTHIDVQDRERRHGTSKYGIFDRALVGVLDLFGVWWLRRRRKKIPQVRPLT, encoded by the coding sequence ATGACACAAAGTTATCTGGAAGCCGTCGCCGCCAACAAAGGGGCGCTGGCCGTAACAGTGGTAGTGCCTGCCAAAGACGAAGCAGAAAATCTGCCGATCCTTTTGAATGAAATCGAAACGGCCCTGTCTGGTCATTCATTTGAAGTGATCGTCATTGACGATGGATCTTCTGACGGCACAGACATTGTTCTCCAGGATTATGCAGCGACTCATGACTGGTTACGGCCCGTGCGGCATGAAACGTCCTGCGGTCAAAGCTGCGCCGTGCGCACCGGTTTGTTACATGCGCGCGGAGATGTCGTAGCCACCATCGATGGCGATGGTGAAAACAATCCGGCTTACATACCCGATCTTCTGGATGCCTTGAATGCAGCGGGCCCCTCCGTTGCTCTTGCGGCCGGACAAAGGCTCGGCCGAAAGGCAAGCCTTGCCAAGCGTTATGCGTCGAAATTTGCGAACAAGCTTCGTGGGGGCATTTTGAAAGACAACACCCGAGACAGCGGGTGTGGTCTGAAGGCTCTTCGTCGGGAAGTTTTCCTTCAACTGCCTTATTTCGACAGCTGGCACCGTTTTCTACCGGCCCTTGTAATCCGCGAAGGATATGAGGTCACACATATCGATGTTCAGGATCGAGAACGTCGACATGGAACCTCGAAATATGGAATATTCGACCGCGCTCTTGTCGGTGTTCTGGACCTCTTCGGTGTTTGGTGGTTGCGACGCCGTAGGAAAAAAATTCCTCAAGTCCGTCCTCTGACCTGA
- a CDS encoding amino acid ABC transporter ATP-binding protein translates to MTENAVNPEEIAADRSKMQISETDVAIEIKNMNKWYGDFHVLRDIHLKVMRGERIVICGPSGSGKSTMIRCINRLEEHQAGQIIVDGIELTDDLKKIDEIRREVGMCFQHFNLFPHLTILENCTLAPIWVRKMPKKEAEDIAMHYLERVKIPEQALKYPGQLSGGQQQRVAIARSLCMNPKIMLFDEPTSALDPEMIKEVLDVMVGLAEEGMTMLCVTHEMGFARKVANRVIFMDAGQIVEQNEPEDFFTNPQHERTKLFLSQILHH, encoded by the coding sequence ATGACTGAGAATGCAGTAAACCCGGAAGAGATCGCTGCAGATCGTTCCAAGATGCAGATTTCCGAAACGGATGTCGCAATCGAAATCAAGAACATGAACAAGTGGTATGGTGACTTTCACGTCCTGCGTGACATCCACCTGAAGGTTATGCGCGGCGAGCGGATTGTCATTTGTGGGCCTTCCGGCTCGGGAAAGTCGACCATGATCCGTTGCATAAACCGTTTGGAAGAGCACCAGGCCGGCCAAATCATTGTCGATGGCATTGAGTTGACGGACGATCTCAAGAAGATCGATGAAATTCGTCGGGAAGTCGGCATGTGCTTCCAGCATTTCAATCTGTTTCCACATTTGACAATCTTGGAAAACTGCACCCTGGCGCCGATCTGGGTACGCAAGATGCCGAAGAAGGAAGCTGAAGACATCGCGATGCACTACCTGGAACGCGTCAAGATCCCCGAGCAGGCCTTGAAATACCCTGGGCAGTTGTCCGGTGGTCAGCAACAGCGCGTGGCCATTGCGCGGTCCTTGTGCATGAACCCGAAGATCATGCTCTTCGATGAGCCTACATCTGCTCTCGATCCGGAAATGATCAAGGAAGTTCTGGACGTGATGGTCGGTCTTGCCGAAGAAGGCATGACGATGCTCTGCGTGACCCACGAAATGGGCTTTGCGCGCAAGGTGGCAAACCGCGTGATTTTCATGGATGCAGGTCAGATCGTTGAACAGAACGAGCCTGAAGACTTCTTCACCAATCCGCAGCATGAACGGACAAAACTGTTCCTGAGCCAGATCCTGCACCACTGA
- a CDS encoding lipid-A-disaccharide synthase N-terminal domain-containing protein, giving the protein MNALVDWLNAVFVEQFDFWIVLGFVAQFMFMMRFVIQWIASERVGRSIVPVAFWFFSISGGSLLLVYAIQRQDPVFIAGQGLGLLIYFRNLWLIFKEKRNDPTI; this is encoded by the coding sequence ATGAACGCTCTTGTTGATTGGCTAAACGCCGTTTTTGTCGAGCAATTCGATTTCTGGATCGTGCTGGGTTTTGTTGCTCAGTTCATGTTCATGATGCGCTTTGTCATTCAATGGATAGCTTCGGAGAGGGTTGGCAGATCCATCGTCCCCGTCGCGTTCTGGTTCTTTTCCATTTCGGGTGGTTCTTTGCTTCTGGTGTACGCCATACAACGTCAGGACCCGGTCTTCATTGCAGGGCAGGGCCTGGGCTTGCTGATCTATTTCCGTAACCTCTGGCTTATCTTCAAAGAAAAGCGCAACGACCCGACGATTTGA